The sequence below is a genomic window from Desulfovibrio oxyclinae DSM 11498.
TATCTGCAACGGCGAAGAGTACTTTGATGCGTCCGGTGTCGGGAGTTGGCAACGGATACACTTCAATGCTGATCGAGCCCTTGGTCGTGAATTTGATTGCGTTGCCCACGAGATTGAAAAGAATCTGCTGGATGCGTGAGGCGTCACCTGAGACCTGTCGGGCCACCTTCGGGTGAATGTACTCCCGTATTTCGATACCTGCCTGCTCTGCGGTGGGCTTGAACAGTTGCCGCACGTGCTCGACGGCCTCGGCGATATTCATGGGGTGGTTGTGAATGGACAGTTTGCCGGCCTCGACGCGTGAGAGATCCAGAATGTCGCTCAGGAGTTGCGTCAGGCGTTTTGAAGCGGTCACGGCTGTCTGAACATAATCGCCCTGTTCATGGGAGAGCCCGGTGGTGCGCAAGAGTTCCAGCATACCGATGACGCCGTTGAGCGGGGTCCGGATTTCATGGCTCATGTTGGCGAGAAATTCCGACTTGGTGCGGCTGGCGGACTCGGCCAACTCTTTTGCCCGCACGAGCTGGTCGTGTGTCTTGCGGATCTCGCTCATGTCCACATCGATGCAGTAGAGCTCCTTTTCGCCAAAGGGGTTGGTCTGCATGGCGTGAGACGAGTAGACACTGACATCGGAACCGTCCTTGTTGCGAAGGATCAGTTCACCGGCTGGGATGGGGATGCCGTCCTCAAGCCAGTTGGTGATGTCGCGAACGACATACTCCCTTATTTCTTCAGGGATGATCAGGTCTTCAAGCGGCTGCCCCAGCGCTTCCTCTTTCGTGTAGCCGTAAAAGATTTCGCTGGCCCGGTTCCAGTAGATGACGCGTCGCTTGTTGTCGTAGCCCTGCACGGCCACCATATCCACATCGTCCAACAGGCTCCGGAGGCGCTTCTCATTGGCCTTGATGCTGTCCTCGACCTGCTTTCTGCGCGTCGTGTCCGTATGCGTTCCCACCATGCGCAAGGCCCGGCCGTTGCCGTCGCGCTCCACGGCCTTGCCCCGACCGAGAAACCAGCGCCAAGTGCCGTCACGGTGATGCATGCGGTATTCCACCTCGAATTCATCGAAGCGGCCATTGATGCAGTCCTGATTTGCCTTGAGCACCGAGGAAAAGTCGTCCGGATGGATAAGCTCCGTCCATGAGCCTATATCCTTGCCGAATTCGTCGGGGGCGTATCCCAGCAGCGCCTTGTAGCCAGGGCTGAAGTATACTGTGTTGCTTGCTATATCCCAGTCCCAGATGCCGTCGCGGCTGGCTTCCATGGCCCGTTTGAAGCGTTCCTCGCTTTCGGCGAGTTTTCTTTCCGTAAGCTCTCTTTTCAGCCGTTGGATGATCAGCATCCCCAGCAGCGCAGTGCCGGCGGGGTAGATGATGATGACGGGGAGGGTGATTCGGGAAAGCACTTGCATATCCACATCGTCCGGCAGCGTGAGCATCAGCAGCAGCATGACCAGATGCACGATAAATCCGAAGGCGAACAATTCTTTCCATTCAAGGTCGTGCAGCTGTTCCCTGCGAAGCTGTCTCCATGCGATACCAATGATGCCGGATGCAAGAATGACGGCAGAGCCGGTTATTGCCCCGGTCCCTCCGGAGGCTATGCGGGATACGATGGTCATGACCATGGCCACGATCGTGGGGACGGTCCCGAAAAGCAGCCCGCTGACGGCGATGAGCACCGAGCGTGTGTCGAAGACCACGCCGGGCATGATGGTCCATGGGGTGAGCATGATCAGCACGCCGATGAATCCGAGACCGAGCCCGACGGTAAACTCCTTGAAATGATCCCGGGCCGTATCCATTCGCGCACCGGTGAGTTCGAAAAGCAGCACCGCCGCAAGCAACAGGGAGACATTTTGAGCGAGTGAGATGAAGGGCTGTATATCCATGGTGACTAAGCTCCGGATTAGAACGGCTGAACTCTCAGGAATCTCGCAGCGGAATCTCTGGGCCTTGGCGCGGTCTGCGTGGGAAATTCAGTTGGCAAATACGATAGCGCATCACCATTTTTTTAGAAAGAGGATTGTAGGAAAGTGGTTATGTCTAGCCGCAGGGCAAAGTGCTTCAGCTTTCCGCCCCATGTTGGTGAGGAAGCAGCCTGCGCGAAATGGCAAGCGTTGGAGCAGTGAGCGTGGGACGCTTCTTATGGCACCACCGGTGGAACTTGGAGCGTGAGGGATGGCAAGCTGAAGCATGAATGCCCAACTGGGCATAAACAGGATGGGCAAAAGAAAAAGCCCTTGCGGTGATGAACACTGCAAGGGCTTGAAATCTTTTGTGGCGCGCCCGGGAGGATTCGAACCTCCGACCTACGGATTCGTAGTCCGTTTGCACGGCTTTCCTCTTCATGCCCGGTGTGTCCTTGACGTTCCCAAATGCACGGCTTACAAGGGCTTTTCGATCCCAGAGACTCCCGCTTGTTCCCGCTTGTGGGTCTCAAATAGGTAGCAGAAACCGCCACTGGGTAGCCAAAAGGTAGCAGGACATGGGCAGAGACTCGACACGTTTTCCAGGTGTGTACAAGCGCGTGAGTAAGCGCCGGCGGCATCAGGGCAAGCCTGATGTTTGCTTCGACATAACGTACAAGGATTTGCGCGGCAAGAAGGTCTGGGAGAAAGTCGGATATCTCTCCGAGGGCTACACTGCCGCCAAGGCCAGCCAGATTCGAGCCGAGCGCCTGCAGAAGCAACGTCACGGTGACCTGATGGCCACCCGAAAGAACATCACCTTCGGCGAGGCCTGGGACATGTTTGATCAACGCCACATTGCCACGCTTGCCGACCCTGACTCCGAGCGCATGCGCTACGAAACCCACCTGAAGGACAAACTGGCCCACCTGAGGCTCGACAGGATCGGCACGCTTGATGTGGAGGACCTGAAGGCCGACCTTCTCGTCAAACTTGCCCCGAGTACCGCCAAAAAGGTTATTGGCCTCGTGGGGTCGCTTTATCGCAAGATGAGCGAATGGGACGTGTGGCACGGTCGCAGCCCCACCAGAGGCATCAAGTTTCCCAAGGCGGACGTTCAACGGGTGCGCTTTCTTACCAACGGGGAGGCGCGCCAGCTCATGGAAGGGTTGAGGCTTCGCAGCGATCAGGTCTGGCGCATGGCCATGGTCAGTCTGCACACTGGCTTTCGTGCATCGGAGATATTTCGGCTGCGCGGTGAACATATTGATCTGGAGGCGGCCATGATCCGAGCCGAAGACACCAAAAACGGCGAGAGCCGCACCGTCCACATGACTCCCACCCTCATGAATGAAGTGTTCGGGACCATGCCCACCACCCCCATGGGACACCTCGTGTTTCCGAGCCGGACCGGGAAGCAGATCACGGCCATCAGCGACACCTACGAGCGTACGGTTGAAGCTCTGAAACTGAATAAAGGGATTGATGACAATCGCTATAAAGTCGTGTTCCACACGCTCCGGCACACGTTCGCGAGCTGGCTGGCCAGCGATGGTATCCCGCTCTACGTTATCAGTCAGTTGTTGGGCCATAAAAGTCTCAGCCAGACCCAACGGTATGCCCACCTGTGCCCGGACGTGCGGCAGCAGGCGGTGTCCTACATCGATAAGCGCTTTACAAATTCTTGACACGGTTCGCCTCCGTCCACTTCTCTAAATCCTTCACGGGGTAGAGGACCTTTCCCCCATGTTTGACCACGTCCGGGCCACGGCCCGCGCTGCGCCAGTTGCTCAGGGTCTTGGCCGGGACGCCTATGAGCTCCGCCGCTTCTGTCGGCGTCAGCATGATCTTGCGCCGCATCTCTTCAAGCCGGGCGGCCCGGCCGAAGGCCTGGCTCACTCCCATAGCGACGGCGCGCGAGAATAGCTCCTGCAACTCCGTCAACTGACCCTGCGACAGCTCGGGCTGAATCTGTTCCATCAATCGGGAAAGGGCCGTAGCCGGCCCGTCCTGAATCACCATCTGTTCGTTCGTATTCATGTCATCCCCCTGAACATGGGCATGTCTGCGTAAGCGGGCTTGGGAGGCATGGCCACTTCCGGCTCCTCGGCACCGCGTTCTTCCTCTTTGGCCCGCTCCTGCTCAAGTCCCATGCGGACCGGGCCTTCCATCCATTCCGTCGCTTCTTCGATCGTCATGCGCACCAATCTGGGCGGCATGAGCGGAGTACGGACGATCTTCCAGCCGGCCCACGTCAGGAGCCGGAGACTATCGCCGTGGACCACCACCCCGGGCAGGTCGCGCAGGGTGAGGTTGATCGCGGTCATGGCACAGCAGGTAAACGAGATGTCCACGCCCATGAACAGGCTCTTGCGGACGTCGTGACCTGCGTGGCGCATGGCCAGACCGGCGGCGACGAGCTGCCCCCCTGCGCCGCATGCGCAGTCAAGACACCGCTCGCCTTCCGCTGGTGTGACCATCTCCGCCATCATGGAGCTGACCGACCACGGCGTAAAAAATTGCCCCGTGTACTTGTCGCTTGCGTACTCCATGAAGAGGTCGCCAAGGAGTTCGCTGCTGCTGGCCTCCATGGCCTGCACGAGACAGGCGAACGCGGCCGCGAACCGATCCGCCGGTCGCATGCCGTCGATGCGTACGGCGTTGTCGTACCGGCCCATGATTTCAAGATAGCTCTCGTCGTCGCGTTGCAGGGCGTAGAAGCACAGCGCCACCCAGTCCTCGAACACCCGCGCCGGGCCATGACCATGCGAGCGCATGGCCTCCAGATGTCGCCGCAGCTCGTCCATGTTCTTCTTGGCTCGTTTCATCTGTCTTCTCCCTCCTCTTGCCGGGCCGGGCAGTAGGTGACACGCACCCGTTGCCCGGTCTCCCGGACGTGGAACACCTCGTGCTCTTCAAACAAAGTCCGTTCCAAATTCCATCCCATTCGAGGGCACCTGGCAGTGAACAGCAGTGCCGAATAGGTCCATTCGGGCTGGTGAATGCAGCCTGCGCAGATCACGGCGTTTTCTCCCTGCGCTTTGCCCGGATGCTTCGGGCCAGCTCGCTGGGCGTAATGCGCCGCCCGCTGTCCTTGTCGATCATGATTTCCCCGCTGCCGATAACGCCGTCGCCGTGAAGGCCACCATGGCCGGCCCCACCGCAGAACGTGCAGTTCCTGCCGCTGTCCAGCACGCCGTATCCATGACATTTCGGACATTCGCGAAAGAGAATCTTATTCATCGTCGCCCTGCCTACGGACGATCTCCCCGTTCTCGCCCCGCCGATAGGCCCTGCTAAGGATTCCCCAATCGTGTTCGGGAAGGTGGAGCGCTTCGAGGGCATCCCATCCAGCGGGGAAATCCATCCAAAGCTCGTCCGGCGTCACATGCCACTTCTGTGAGGTCACAAACGCCGCGCAGAATGCATAGCCGCGATCGAACTCCTGTTCGGGACTCAATCTCTCCAGACGCCTGGCCATCCGGCCGCAAAGATCAGCGGGCGCGATTTCTTCCACGTTCACGTCATCGGCGGCACACTTGGGACAGCCTTGAGCATAGGCGTAGTCCTCGTCCGGGATGATCTGGCCGCAACAGCCGCAGAGCCAAAAGAAGCCCTGTTGCTCGGCCGTGCGCAACAGGCCGATAACCGCGTCGAGCTCCTGCTTCATAGTGGTAGGGGGATTGCCGATCATGCGTTTTCTCCTTGGTAGTTGCCGGTTTCCAGAACCTCGCCCAGATGCAGGCCGTAGGCGGGCTCTCCGTTCCATTCGGTCTCTTCCAGACCGCCGAAGGCCACTCGCATCCACGGGCGGTCCTTGCCGTAGCCGTTGACGAAACGGATTTCGTCGAAATGTTTGCCTTCAAGGCGCTTGCGCCAGTAGTCGGTCCGGGCGCGGAACTCGACCCGCTTGCGGCCGCTGGCGATCTCGTCGAACCACTGCCGCTTGAGGCGTAGATGCAGGACGCTCCGCCACTCCTGCGGAAGCTTCCACCCACACCGTCGCCAGTAGTTCGGGTCGACGGGCATGGGGCGAACTTCCTTGGTCCGCAGGTTCAGAAACAGGCCGTGATGGTCCAGACCCTTGTTCCGGATACAGTCCCACAGGAGGCCGACGCCGAGCACCGCGAGCGTGGTGTTGATGAAGAGGTCCTGGCGGCGAAGTGCCTCGGCCATGGAGCAGCTCGGGCCGTCGTCCGGATCGTCCTGCCCTGCGCTGGGCAGCAGGTCGAGCACCGTGGGCAGCGCCCTGACCGTTTCCGGAAGACCCCTGTCCGAGAGGCTACCGAACGAGCAGGTCCGCTGCGTGGCCGGGGCCGTGCCGAGAACGGCCTGACCGAAATCCCTGCCGTTCCCGAAATCGAGCCAGAGTGAGAACACTTCATCCGTGACCATCTGGCCGAGGCCGACGCGGGCCGCTCCCGAGTCCACGCATGAAACGAGAACGCGGTTGCGCTGCCCGTACATTCGGAGCTTCTGCTCGTGGTCCGGGCATACCCGGATGGGCTTGCTCTCCCAGTCGAGCCCGAAGTCGCGGTTGATGCGGGTGACCAGCACGGCAGCCTTGTTGTAGCCGACGTCGGGCGGGTAGAAGAGTTGCCGCCCGAGATTGGCCTCGGACACCCGGTCCGGGTCACATGCAGTCACAAACAGTCCCGGGTGTTCCAGTTGGCGCAAAGCCGCGTCCATGCGGGCCAGTTCCCGCAGAACTGCGCTGCCGGTGCCTCCGCAACCAGCCAATACGATATGGACCCGGTGTTCCAGTTGCTCAGAAAGTCTCAAGTAGTTCCAATGCATCAGAATCCGTGCTCCCTCAGCAGGTCGGCAACAGTTGCGCCGGGCTTGAAGCGCACAAGCTGTTTTTCCGGGAAGGGCTTGCCGCTCTGGACAAGCCGCTCCCATAGCTCCACAACGTCTCCGCTGCGGATCAGTTTGTGATTGCCGGTGAAGTTGTGGTTGAAGGTGGACTGGAAAAAGGCGTCCTCTGCCTTTCCCATGCGCTCGGAAGCGAGTCCTTCCTTGGGCACCCGCGCCGACCCCATGCAAATATGGCCGTCCGAGTAACCGTTCAGAAGCGGCAAGCGAAAGACCCCGCTACGCTCGGAAGGGCGGTCCGTCCCGCTTTTCAGCGCAAAAGCATAGAGGTTCGTGTTCTTGAGCATGAAAAGCGTGGCGGGGTAACTGGCCATGCCTCGTACCTGTTTGCCCTGGTACTCAATGAATACGCTCTGTGGCCCTGCCGGGCGATACCACGCAAGGTCACCGTCGGCCCGGGTGGAGAGAGTGGTATCCGGCAACAACCCGAGCCCGTCGAACACCAGATGCCCCTCGGCAAGTCCTCTCACCATGTCGCGCAAAAACGCCATGCTCATGGGCTTTCCCGCACCGAGTTCGATGCCGTCAGGGCCTTCGGTGGCCGGGAACGTCTCGACGTAGTAGTCCTCGGTTCTGTTGCTGTGGTCGAGGCCGTAGGACGAAAAGAGAGCGTCTCTTCGCTCGCCGTCACGGCCGTACACCACAAGCACGGCCTTGGCCTGGAAGTCGTTCATGGGAATCGCGATCTCACTCATGCTTGGATACCTCGCTGGTCATGAGACGTTGGAGTTCGTCAAACGAGTCCGAAAGGAGTTCAAAACCTCGCTCGCTCCGGCGCCGGCGGCGCGCGAAGCTGCTAAAGGAAAATTCGGATAATGCTGTGAACCGGGCAGAGAAAAGCGGGGGGACAAAGCCCTGCTGATATTCGGCATCAAGGTACATTTCGGCCATGGCCGTGA
It includes:
- a CDS encoding N-6 DNA methylase, coding for MKRAKKNMDELRRHLEAMRSHGHGPARVFEDWVALCFYALQRDDESYLEIMGRYDNAVRIDGMRPADRFAAAFACLVQAMEASSSELLGDLFMEYASDKYTGQFFTPWSVSSMMAEMVTPAEGERCLDCACGAGGQLVAAGLAMRHAGHDVRKSLFMGVDISFTCCAMTAINLTLRDLPGVVVHGDSLRLLTWAGWKIVRTPLMPPRLVRMTIEEATEWMEGPVRMGLEQERAKEEERGAEEPEVAMPPKPAYADMPMFRGMT
- a CDS encoding PRTRC system ThiF family protein, whose protein sequence is MHWNYLRLSEQLEHRVHIVLAGCGGTGSAVLRELARMDAALRQLEHPGLFVTACDPDRVSEANLGRQLFYPPDVGYNKAAVLVTRINRDFGLDWESKPIRVCPDHEQKLRMYGQRNRVLVSCVDSGAARVGLGQMVTDEVFSLWLDFGNGRDFGQAVLGTAPATQRTCSFGSLSDRGLPETVRALPTVLDLLPSAGQDDPDDGPSCSMAEALRRQDLFINTTLAVLGVGLLWDCIRNKGLDHHGLFLNLRTKEVRPMPVDPNYWRRCGWKLPQEWRSVLHLRLKRQWFDEIASGRKRVEFRARTDYWRKRLEGKHFDEIRFVNGYGKDRPWMRVAFGGLEETEWNGEPAYGLHLGEVLETGNYQGENA
- a CDS encoding helix-turn-helix domain-containing protein, yielding MNTNEQMVIQDGPATALSRLMEQIQPELSQGQLTELQELFSRAVAMGVSQAFGRAARLEEMRRKIMLTPTEAAELIGVPAKTLSNWRSAGRGPDVVKHGGKVLYPVKDLEKWTEANRVKNL
- a CDS encoding PAS domain-containing protein produces the protein MDIQPFISLAQNVSLLLAAVLLFELTGARMDTARDHFKEFTVGLGLGFIGVLIMLTPWTIMPGVVFDTRSVLIAVSGLLFGTVPTIVAMVMTIVSRIASGGTGAITGSAVILASGIIGIAWRQLRREQLHDLEWKELFAFGFIVHLVMLLLMLTLPDDVDMQVLSRITLPVIIIYPAGTALLGMLIIQRLKRELTERKLAESEERFKRAMEASRDGIWDWDIASNTVYFSPGYKALLGYAPDEFGKDIGSWTELIHPDDFSSVLKANQDCINGRFDEFEVEYRMHHRDGTWRWFLGRGKAVERDGNGRALRMVGTHTDTTRRKQVEDSIKANEKRLRSLLDDVDMVAVQGYDNKRRVIYWNRASEIFYGYTKEEALGQPLEDLIIPEEIREYVVRDITNWLEDGIPIPAGELILRNKDGSDVSVYSSHAMQTNPFGEKELYCIDVDMSEIRKTHDQLVRAKELAESASRTKSEFLANMSHEIRTPLNGVIGMLELLRTTGLSHEQGDYVQTAVTASKRLTQLLSDILDLSRVEAGKLSIHNHPMNIAEAVEHVRQLFKPTAEQAGIEIREYIHPKVARQVSGDASRIQQILFNLVGNAIKFTTKGSISIEVYPLPTPDTGRIKVLFAVADTGCGIEDKLAEELFEPFTQASRGFQRTHQGAGLGLTICRRLIKLMDGDITLESQPGEGTTIFFCPTFHESTADSVRPALSETHSEPGRIIRNVLLAEDDRINRVVTEKQLQKLGCRIHTATNGREALEMLEVKPFDLVFMDVQMPVLDGVEAVTSLRSGLAGELNRDVPVIALTAYAMNGDEDNFLRVGMDHYLPKPVEIRELDAAIRRFGKPPVNP
- a CDS encoding tyrosine-type recombinase/integrase, with translation MSKRRRHQGKPDVCFDITYKDLRGKKVWEKVGYLSEGYTAAKASQIRAERLQKQRHGDLMATRKNITFGEAWDMFDQRHIATLADPDSERMRYETHLKDKLAHLRLDRIGTLDVEDLKADLLVKLAPSTAKKVIGLVGSLYRKMSEWDVWHGRSPTRGIKFPKADVQRVRFLTNGEARQLMEGLRLRSDQVWRMAMVSLHTGFRASEIFRLRGEHIDLEAAMIRAEDTKNGESRTVHMTPTLMNEVFGTMPTTPMGHLVFPSRTGKQITAISDTYERTVEALKLNKGIDDNRYKVVFHTLRHTFASWLASDGIPLYVISQLLGHKSLSQTQRYAHLCPDVRQQAVSYIDKRFTNS